A stretch of Candidatus Symbiobacter mobilis CR DNA encodes these proteins:
- a CDS encoding metal ABC transporter solute-binding protein, Zn/Mn family — MLWQCWKQWMVGLCALLVSMAWGAASKPVPMSEPIPVVASFSILGDVVRVVGADRIAVTNLVGPSQDAHTFEPRPTHARALLASRLVVLHGMELEPWAQKLLRSSGYSGAVVVASVGVQPRRFGNAVTLGAHHEHHDDHDDHQHHGHHRHGGIDPHAWQNPLHVVQYAHNIAEALSKVDPAGAAQYRRNAQSYEKELHALDAWIRDRLWTIPVAQRKVLTAHDAFGYFADRYQVTFLAPQGVLTDAEPSAKAVAQLIQRVRKEQIRAIFTENLDNSSLLRQIVAETGAKVLGSLYSDALSLPGTAGDTYLRMMRHNVDLLMQGLAR, encoded by the coding sequence ATGTTGTGGCAGTGCTGGAAGCAATGGATGGTGGGGCTATGCGCTTTGTTGGTCTCTATGGCATGGGGCGCTGCCTCCAAGCCGGTACCGATGTCGGAGCCAATTCCTGTCGTGGCCAGTTTCAGCATCTTGGGCGATGTCGTTCGCGTGGTCGGCGCAGACCGCATTGCTGTGACAAACCTGGTTGGGCCTAGCCAAGATGCACACACCTTTGAACCACGGCCCACGCACGCTCGTGCCTTGCTGGCGAGTCGCCTGGTGGTTTTGCATGGCATGGAACTGGAGCCTTGGGCGCAAAAGTTGTTGCGATCCAGCGGGTACAGCGGGGCTGTCGTCGTGGCCAGCGTAGGGGTGCAGCCGCGTCGTTTTGGCAATGCGGTGACGTTGGGTGCGCATCATGAACACCATGACGATCATGATGATCATCAACACCATGGGCATCACCGGCACGGTGGCATCGACCCGCACGCATGGCAGAACCCCCTCCACGTCGTGCAGTATGCGCACAACATTGCCGAGGCACTATCCAAGGTCGATCCTGCTGGTGCAGCGCAGTACCGGCGCAATGCACAGTCGTATGAGAAGGAATTGCACGCCTTGGATGCGTGGATCCGGGATCGGTTGTGGACGATACCCGTCGCACAACGCAAAGTGTTGACGGCCCACGATGCCTTTGGGTATTTTGCCGATCGCTATCAGGTCACGTTTCTGGCCCCGCAGGGTGTGTTGACCGATGCCGAACCAAGCGCCAAGGCGGTAGCCCAGCTCATTCAACGGGTTCGCAAAGAGCAGATCCGCGCCATCTTCACGGAGAACCTCGACAACTCTTCCCTATTGCGGCAGATCGTTGCAGAGACGGGGGCCAAGGTGTTGGGCAGCCTGTATTCCGACGCACTCTCCCTGCCTGGAACGGCAGGGGACACGTACTTGCGAATGATGCGCCACAACGTGGATTTGCTGATGCAAGGATTGGCCCGGTAG
- a CDS encoding metal ABC transporter permease, producing MIQTVREVLVDPFADFAFMRRALVACMALSLGAAPLGVLLTLRRMSLLGDALSHAVLPGVAVGFAVAGLSLPAMALGGVVAGLLVAGVAGVVSRSTSLPEDSSLAAMYLVALAIGVALISRQGSQLDLLHILFGSALSVDVDGLVLVASVASVSLLALAVGYRGLVLESFDPIYLQASGRSVWMWQQGFLLLVVLNLVAGFQTMGTLMSVGLMMLPAVSARLWHDTLGAQLAHASIHAMVASLGGLLLSYHLDTPSGPTMVGCAGVLYGVSLLCSPSGYVPRLLKRPHRVA from the coding sequence ATGATCCAGACCGTCCGGGAAGTCCTCGTCGATCCCTTCGCGGACTTTGCCTTCATGCGCCGTGCGCTCGTCGCGTGCATGGCGCTTTCCCTGGGGGCCGCGCCGTTGGGGGTGTTGTTGACGCTGCGTCGAATGAGCTTGTTGGGGGATGCGCTCAGCCATGCGGTGCTCCCCGGGGTCGCGGTGGGGTTTGCGGTGGCGGGCCTTTCTTTGCCTGCCATGGCTTTGGGCGGGGTGGTGGCGGGGCTGTTGGTTGCCGGAGTTGCCGGGGTCGTCAGCCGATCCACCTCCTTGCCGGAGGATTCGAGCCTGGCGGCGATGTACCTCGTTGCGCTGGCCATAGGTGTGGCGCTGATCTCCCGGCAGGGAAGCCAGCTCGACTTGCTGCACATCTTGTTTGGCAGCGCGCTTTCCGTCGATGTCGATGGACTGGTGCTCGTCGCGTCGGTGGCTAGTGTGAGCCTGCTGGCGCTGGCTGTGGGCTACCGGGGGTTGGTGCTCGAATCCTTTGATCCCATCTATTTGCAAGCCAGTGGGCGCAGCGTGTGGATGTGGCAGCAAGGTTTTCTGCTGCTGGTTGTGCTCAATCTGGTTGCAGGCTTCCAGACGATGGGGACGCTGATGTCTGTCGGCCTGATGATGTTGCCTGCGGTGAGTGCGCGCCTGTGGCATGACACCTTGGGTGCGCAGCTTGCCCACGCGAGCATCCATGCAATGGTTGCCAGTTTGGGCGGGTTGCTGCTGTCCTATCACCTGGATACCCCAAGTGGGCCGACGATGGTGGGCTGCGCGGGGGTGTTGTATGGCGTGTCGTTGTTGTGTTCCCCATCGGGGTATGTGCCTCGCTTGCTGAAGCGCCCGCACAGGGTGGCCTGA
- a CDS encoding metal ABC transporter ATP-binding protein encodes MVVLDNLTVSYRQHPALHHLRGCFASGSLTAVMGPNGSGKSTLLKTIVGLLRPAGGRVVVHVPRERVAYLPQLAEIDRNFPLSVLDCVAFGLWNTVGAMGKVGHDQRGRVLAALREVGLAGFEQRTLGSLSGGQLQRVLFARLSVQEADLVLLDEPFHAMDSRTTTALLAQIHRWHGRGTTVIAVLHDEGMVRSHFPQTVLLARELVAWGATTEVLTQPHLERSRLLAEAWDDQADICHSDDSLPMASPSSPSHLHSNPPPSWSAP; translated from the coding sequence ATGGTCGTTCTCGACAATCTGACGGTCAGCTACCGCCAGCACCCTGCGTTGCACCATCTGCGCGGTTGTTTCGCTTCGGGTTCTTTGACGGCGGTCATGGGTCCGAATGGGTCAGGCAAGAGCACCTTGCTCAAAACCATCGTTGGCTTGTTGCGCCCGGCAGGGGGGCGGGTGGTGGTCCATGTCCCTAGGGAGCGGGTGGCGTATTTGCCGCAGCTTGCGGAGATCGATCGGAACTTCCCCCTGTCTGTGCTCGATTGCGTGGCGTTCGGGTTGTGGAACACCGTCGGGGCCATGGGGAAGGTCGGGCATGACCAGCGTGGGCGCGTGTTGGCGGCTCTGCGCGAAGTAGGGTTGGCCGGTTTCGAGCAGCGTACCCTGGGGTCGTTGTCCGGGGGGCAGCTACAGCGCGTGCTGTTTGCGCGCCTGTCGGTGCAGGAGGCTGACCTGGTCTTGCTCGACGAACCGTTCCACGCCATGGATTCCCGCACCACGACTGCGCTGCTTGCGCAAATCCACCGTTGGCATGGGCGCGGTACCACGGTCATTGCCGTGTTGCACGATGAAGGCATGGTGCGTTCGCATTTCCCCCAAACCGTGCTGCTTGCGCGGGAACTGGTAGCGTGGGGGGCCACGACGGAGGTGCTGACCCAGCCTCACTTGGAACGCAGCAGGTTGCTGGCCGAAGCCTGGGACGATCAGGCCGATATTTGCCATAGCGACGATTCCTTGCCCATGGCATCTCCGTCCTCGCCTTCGCATCTGCATTCCAATCCGCCCCCGTCTTGGTCTGCGCCATGA
- a CDS encoding DsbC family protein encodes MKLLLTLTIALSLLVGSVCAQEAVLRKNLRERLPQLPPIQEVRKTPLPGLFEIRVDDADIFYTDAQGNYLFQGHWIDTRQQRDLTQERTDQLTAIRFDALPAADAITIVRGNGKRQIVIFEDPNCGYCKKFERDLLQIDNITVRLYLYPILGGASFERSKNIWCAKDRVKAWQDWMVRDLAPATATCDTSALTRNVALGRKHKITGTPTLVFADGSRIPGAVGTADIEKRLARIR; translated from the coding sequence ATGAAGCTCTTATTGACCTTGACCATCGCCCTATCCCTGCTCGTCGGATCGGTATGCGCCCAAGAGGCCGTGCTCCGCAAAAACCTCCGCGAACGTCTGCCCCAATTGCCCCCTATTCAGGAAGTGCGCAAAACTCCCCTACCCGGACTGTTCGAGATTCGCGTCGACGATGCAGACATTTTCTACACCGATGCGCAAGGCAACTATCTGTTCCAAGGCCATTGGATCGACACCAGGCAACAGCGCGACCTGACGCAGGAGCGGACCGACCAGCTCACTGCCATTCGCTTCGATGCCCTGCCCGCAGCGGATGCGATCACGATCGTCCGAGGCAATGGCAAGCGGCAAATCGTGATCTTCGAAGACCCCAACTGCGGCTACTGCAAAAAGTTCGAGCGCGATCTGCTCCAGATCGACAACATCACGGTTCGCCTGTACCTCTACCCAATCCTCGGTGGCGCTTCGTTCGAACGTTCCAAAAACATCTGGTGCGCCAAAGATCGGGTCAAGGCTTGGCAGGACTGGATGGTTCGCGATCTCGCCCCCGCCACGGCGACCTGCGATACCTCGGCGCTGACTCGCAATGTAGCGCTGGGGCGCAAGCACAAAATCACCGGCACCCCCACGCTCGTTTTCGCCGATGGCTCGCGCATCCCCGGCGCAGTGGGCACCGCAGACATCGAAAAACGCCTGGCACGCATACGTTGA